A region from the Nocardia terpenica genome encodes:
- a CDS encoding nuclear transport factor 2 family protein, whose translation MRKDVETIARLESERFDAVLAGDADKLAVLCHPRLSYTHTNGATDTYESYLRKCRAGAWDFHRIDHPIHRIEVVGDTAVVLGEMTADFTSGGDEKRLDNVTLAVWSRDGADWRLLAMHPTPKSTEVREID comes from the coding sequence ATGAGGAAAGATGTGGAGACAATCGCTCGGCTGGAGAGTGAGCGCTTCGATGCGGTACTCGCCGGTGATGCCGACAAGCTGGCGGTGCTGTGTCATCCGCGGTTGAGCTACACCCACACCAACGGCGCGACCGACACCTATGAGTCCTATCTGCGTAAATGCCGTGCGGGTGCGTGGGACTTCCATCGCATCGACCACCCGATCCATCGAATCGAGGTGGTGGGAGATACCGCGGTCGTGCTCGGCGAAATGACGGCCGACTTCACGTCCGGCGGAGACGAGAAGCGCTTGGACAATGTCACTTTGGCGGTATGGTCGCGCGACGGCGCGGACTGGCGGCTGCTCGCCATGCATCCCACCCCGAAGTCGACGGAGGTTCGCGAGATCGACTGA
- a CDS encoding dihydrofolate reductase family protein — translation MRTLISTAFISVDGVVEGPGGEPGYRNSGWTFKDVQFLPEAYEIKGREQKESTAILMGRVSYQAFSPVWPDMEEFADYKTMPKYVVSTTLTDEDLVADWGETTILRSIDQVATLKETDGGPIIIHGSAALNRSLSDAGLIDRYHLLVFPVLLGAGKRLFSTADKDTRKLKLVESQAYANGVQKNIFDVIH, via the coding sequence ATGCGTACCCTGATCAGCACCGCTTTCATTTCCGTCGACGGCGTCGTGGAGGGTCCCGGTGGCGAACCCGGCTATCGCAACTCGGGATGGACCTTCAAAGACGTCCAATTCCTGCCCGAGGCATACGAAATCAAAGGACGCGAGCAGAAGGAATCCACCGCGATCCTGATGGGACGGGTCAGCTACCAGGCATTCAGCCCGGTGTGGCCGGATATGGAGGAGTTCGCCGACTACAAGACGATGCCGAAGTACGTCGTCTCCACCACCCTCACCGACGAGGACCTGGTCGCCGATTGGGGCGAGACCACGATCCTGCGTTCGATCGACCAGGTCGCCACCCTGAAGGAGACCGACGGCGGCCCGATCATCATCCACGGCAGCGCCGCCCTCAACCGGAGCCTCTCGGACGCGGGCCTGATCGACCGCTACCACCTGCTCGTCTTCCCGGTGCTGCTCGGCGCGGGCAAGCGCCTGTTCAGCACCGCCGACAAAGACACCCGGAAACTGAAGCTCGTCGAATCCCAGGCCTACGCCAACGGCGTGCAGAAAAACATCTTCGACGTCATCCACTGA
- a CDS encoding FAD-dependent monooxygenase: MSGIRVLVAGASIAGPALAHWLRRWGAEVTVVERASGLRPGGQAVDARGVTREVIRRMGLDAAVRAARTETAGAHIVDADGNVLETYRADDDGGDGFISEIEILRGDLSRVLYDHTRDGVDYLFGDRIAELTQDPDGVDVIFASGDRRRFDLVIGADGLHSALRAMVFGPRERFVRHLGLVLAFYSVPNEFGLDRWLLDYQESGRSAGLRPIRDATRAMAMFTFPAADFDVDYRDIEAQKSLLRERMAGMGWMAPRILAHLDDSPDFYLDQVAQVVMDRWSSGRVALLGDAAFSSSPMSGQGTGLALVGAYLLAGELAAAGWDPEAGFAGYEARMRSFVEANQEIGRLHARMLVGTGTSTEPEWSPELIERAINGLDLPDYPGMPDSRTTAGSPITSSAKS, from the coding sequence ATGAGCGGTATCAGGGTGTTGGTGGCGGGAGCGAGCATTGCGGGGCCTGCGCTGGCTCACTGGCTGCGGCGGTGGGGGGCCGAGGTGACCGTGGTGGAGCGGGCCTCCGGGCTGCGGCCGGGCGGGCAGGCGGTGGATGCGCGCGGGGTTACCAGGGAGGTCATCCGGCGAATGGGGTTGGACGCGGCGGTGCGCGCGGCGCGCACCGAGACTGCGGGCGCGCACATCGTGGACGCGGACGGGAACGTGCTGGAGACCTATCGTGCGGACGACGACGGCGGCGACGGGTTCATCTCGGAGATCGAGATCTTGCGCGGGGATCTGTCGCGGGTGCTCTACGACCACACCCGCGACGGTGTCGACTACCTCTTCGGCGACCGGATCGCCGAACTCACCCAGGACCCGGACGGTGTCGACGTGATCTTCGCGAGTGGCGACCGGCGGCGCTTCGATCTGGTGATCGGGGCGGACGGACTGCATTCGGCATTGCGCGCAATGGTTTTCGGGCCGCGGGAGCGGTTCGTCCGCCACCTCGGACTGGTGCTGGCCTTCTACAGTGTGCCCAACGAGTTCGGGCTGGACCGCTGGCTGCTCGACTACCAGGAGTCCGGTCGCTCGGCCGGTCTGCGCCCCATCCGGGACGCCACCCGGGCAATGGCCATGTTCACTTTCCCCGCAGCGGATTTCGATGTCGACTACCGCGACATCGAGGCCCAGAAGAGCCTGCTGCGCGAGCGGATGGCCGGAATGGGCTGGATGGCCCCGCGTATCCTCGCGCACCTGGACGATTCCCCGGACTTCTACCTCGACCAGGTCGCCCAGGTGGTGATGGACCGTTGGTCGAGCGGGCGGGTGGCGCTGCTCGGGGACGCGGCATTCAGCTCGTCGCCGATGTCCGGGCAGGGCACCGGGCTGGCTTTGGTCGGTGCTTATCTGCTGGCCGGGGAGCTGGCCGCCGCCGGATGGGACCCGGAGGCGGGATTCGCGGGCTACGAGGCGCGGATGCGCTCGTTCGTCGAGGCCAACCAGGAGATCGGGCGGCTGCACGCGCGCATGCTTGTCGGCACAGGGACGAGCACGGAGCCCGAGTGGTCCCCCGAGTTGATCGAGCGCGCGATCAACGGCCTCGATCTGCCCGACTATCCAGGGATGCCGGACTCCAGGACCACGGCCGGATCGCCGATCACCTCGTCGGCCAAGTCGTAG
- the pip gene encoding prolyl aminopeptidase, which yields MVDNGEVRDAGLLAVGDGHEIYWEESGSPDGIPAVYLHGGPGGGLGAGGYRNKFAPTRFRIIGFDQRGCGRSTPLATTAGYDLGQNTTAHLIEDMERLREYLQVDRWLVNGASWGTTLALAYAQAHPERVRGIVLVAVTTTDRFAVDWITETVGAIYPEAWDRLATHAEQAGIGYRRGNGRLIAAYAQLTTHADPAIRSAAARAWVEWEDHHISIGTGGVQRNPRWEDDEFRELFATLVTHYWAHDAFLTPPILERTDRLHGIPGTLIHGRHDVSSPAVIAWRLHRAWPGSELILEEGEGHGGTAMVESWRAANTRHADRIENEPDIR from the coding sequence GTGGTTGACAACGGAGAAGTCCGGGACGCTGGGCTGTTGGCGGTCGGGGACGGTCACGAGATTTATTGGGAAGAGTCGGGAAGTCCCGACGGGATCCCCGCCGTGTATCTGCATGGGGGTCCGGGGGGTGGGCTCGGTGCCGGTGGGTACCGAAACAAGTTCGCTCCCACGAGGTTTCGTATTATCGGCTTCGATCAGCGGGGTTGTGGGCGGTCGACGCCGCTCGCCACGACTGCGGGCTACGACCTGGGTCAGAACACGACGGCTCACCTCATCGAGGACATGGAGCGGCTTCGCGAATACCTTCAGGTCGATCGGTGGCTGGTCAACGGGGCCTCGTGGGGTACGACGCTGGCGCTGGCCTACGCGCAGGCTCACCCCGAGCGGGTGCGCGGCATCGTGCTGGTGGCGGTCACCACCACCGACCGCTTCGCCGTGGACTGGATCACCGAGACGGTGGGCGCGATCTATCCCGAAGCCTGGGATCGCCTGGCCACCCATGCCGAGCAGGCTGGCATCGGCTATCGCCGCGGTAACGGGCGTCTCATCGCGGCCTATGCGCAGTTGACGACGCATGCGGACCCGGCGATCCGCAGTGCCGCGGCACGCGCCTGGGTGGAGTGGGAAGACCACCACATCTCGATCGGAACCGGTGGCGTGCAACGGAATCCCCGCTGGGAAGACGACGAGTTCCGGGAACTGTTCGCGACGCTGGTCACCCACTACTGGGCCCATGACGCCTTCCTGACGCCGCCGATCCTCGAGCGCACGGACCGCCTGCACGGCATCCCGGGCACACTGATCCACGGCCGCCACGACGTCAGCAGTCCCGCGGTCATCGCCTGGCGACTGCACCGCGCCTGGCCCGGCAGCGAGCTCATCCTCGAGGAGGGCGAAGGCCACGGCGGCACGGCAATGGTCGAGTCCTGGCGTGCCGCCAACACCCGCCACGCCGACAGGATCGAGAACGAACCGGACATTCGATAA
- a CDS encoding M20/M25/M40 family metallo-hydrolase: protein MHRDPATHADFVLGRGEGDEQMKQTASTRKDRPEPTDLRKRVHELMSGLHEVLADLVRIKSVSADPPPQDVVDCCDAVVSVFQEAGIASARRDTITYNGNQTAPLMFADHSAATDDAPTVLIYSHYDVQPAKQSDGWGGDPFQPWEQPDGADTRLYGRGAADDKSGICMHLGVVRAFAGRPPVHLKFVFEGEEELGRGVLEDYLNDPDTHDDRFTADLVVVADTGNVRLGVPTLTSTLRGISVFDVEVATLDAPVHNGMYGGPAPDAFMVLVRLLASLHDDSGNVAVAGLDTADVSWTPVDEKQFRQDARLLPEVPLVGSGTLAQRLFGKPAINVVGLDGVNSMSEASNALRPKATARISVRLAPSQDPEQARKALRQHLESRMPWGVRPKVTFVTDGAGFLADEGGAYYRLASEAIAEAYESDTVRTGQGGSIPLVHAFHKVNPNAGIVLWGCEEPRAAIHGVDESVSYAEFEHMTLAEALLLQKIADSPNRGGTR, encoded by the coding sequence GTGCATCGAGATCCCGCGACGCACGCCGATTTCGTTCTGGGGCGCGGGGAAGGGGACGAGCAGATGAAGCAGACCGCCAGCACCCGCAAGGATCGTCCGGAGCCGACTGATCTCCGAAAACGGGTGCACGAGTTGATGTCCGGCCTGCACGAGGTGCTCGCGGACCTGGTCCGCATCAAGTCGGTCAGCGCGGACCCGCCGCCGCAGGACGTGGTCGACTGCTGCGATGCCGTCGTCTCGGTATTCCAGGAGGCGGGGATCGCCTCGGCGCGGCGAGACACCATCACCTACAACGGCAATCAGACCGCTCCCCTGATGTTCGCGGATCACTCCGCCGCCACCGACGATGCCCCGACCGTGCTGATCTACTCCCACTACGACGTGCAACCTGCGAAGCAGTCCGACGGCTGGGGCGGTGACCCGTTCCAGCCGTGGGAGCAGCCCGACGGCGCCGACACTCGGCTCTACGGGCGCGGCGCGGCCGACGACAAGTCCGGGATCTGCATGCACCTGGGCGTTGTGCGCGCGTTCGCGGGCCGTCCGCCGGTGCATCTCAAATTCGTCTTCGAGGGCGAAGAGGAGCTGGGGCGCGGGGTTTTGGAGGACTACCTCAACGATCCCGACACACACGACGACCGGTTCACCGCCGATCTGGTGGTGGTCGCCGACACCGGCAATGTGCGCCTCGGCGTCCCGACGCTGACCTCCACCCTGCGTGGGATCTCCGTCTTCGACGTCGAAGTCGCCACACTCGACGCCCCGGTCCACAACGGCATGTACGGCGGACCGGCGCCGGACGCCTTCATGGTGCTGGTGCGCCTGCTCGCGTCCCTGCACGACGACTCGGGCAATGTCGCTGTGGCGGGTCTGGATACCGCCGACGTCTCGTGGACGCCCGTGGACGAGAAGCAGTTTCGTCAGGATGCTCGGCTGCTGCCCGAGGTGCCCCTCGTGGGCAGTGGGACGCTCGCTCAGCGACTGTTCGGCAAACCGGCGATCAATGTCGTCGGCTTGGACGGCGTGAATTCGATGTCCGAGGCGTCGAACGCGTTGCGCCCCAAGGCAACCGCCCGGATCAGCGTGCGGCTGGCACCGTCGCAGGATCCGGAGCAGGCCCGCAAGGCCCTCCGGCAGCACCTGGAGAGCAGGATGCCGTGGGGCGTGCGGCCCAAGGTCACCTTCGTCACCGATGGTGCGGGTTTCCTGGCCGACGAGGGCGGCGCCTACTACCGGCTCGCGAGCGAGGCGATCGCCGAGGCGTACGAATCCGACACCGTCCGAACCGGTCAGGGCGGCTCGATCCCGCTGGTGCACGCCTTCCACAAGGTCAACCCGAACGCGGGCATCGTGCTGTGGGGCTGCGAGGAGCCCCGGGCCGCCATCCACGGGGTCGACGAAAGCGTCAGCTACGCCGAGTTCGAGCACATGACGCTCGCCGAGGCACTGCTGCTGCAGAAGATCGCTGATTCACCGAATCGAGGAGGAACCCGATGA
- a CDS encoding pyridoxal-dependent decarboxylase, whose amino-acid sequence MTQAQTRPNFPYGPDGTPWSELLTSAGLVDRPDLVTDPRLNPVEVYQTGDGPDPAQFQLPATGLTEKQRRRALDTLDDYLETKRDHFLGYQVNCALDYRTDLARFMDHPINNVGDPYTSGGLKVNSKAVEQAVLDYFAALWRAEWPHRPDEGNSYWGYMLSMGSTEGNMYALWNARDYLGGKALIADPSHSTTVNSKNEVVPDLVYVQAKTPEHSPNYYKPIAFFSEDTHYSFTKAVRVLAVDTFSAAGQRDYPGECPITSDGAWPAEVPSHDSGAIDVAKLVVLVEFFAERGHPIMVSLNYGSTFKGAYDNVQLVCEKLYPVFERYGLLERDVEYAPGQHSRRHGFWIHVDGALGAAYMPFLRIAANSPEYQYVPEAPIPEFDFSLTVHGMKMVASIAMSGHKWIGAPWPCGIYMTKVKYQLQPPDSPVYIGSLDTTFAGSRNGFSPLILWDFLAKHSYDAQISLAREAQDLAVYLEDQLRKLASHLERDLLVARTPLALTVRFRKPNDRIIARYSLSTESLLLEPGNPASRQDYAHVFTMIGTEREVIDRLIKDLHAPDAFPETEPILGAPPAAAEPPSGIVPIAYQPADQGGFA is encoded by the coding sequence ATGACGCAGGCACAGACCCGTCCGAATTTCCCTTACGGGCCGGACGGCACACCCTGGTCGGAGCTGCTGACCTCGGCCGGTCTGGTCGACCGCCCCGACCTGGTCACCGATCCGCGATTGAACCCGGTCGAGGTCTATCAGACCGGTGACGGCCCCGACCCCGCGCAGTTCCAGCTGCCCGCCACCGGGCTGACCGAGAAGCAACGGCGTAGGGCGCTCGACACTTTGGACGACTACCTCGAGACCAAGCGCGACCATTTCCTGGGCTATCAGGTCAACTGCGCACTGGACTATCGAACCGATCTCGCGCGGTTCATGGACCACCCCATCAACAATGTCGGCGACCCTTATACCTCGGGCGGCCTGAAGGTCAACAGCAAAGCGGTCGAGCAGGCCGTACTCGACTACTTCGCCGCTCTGTGGCGGGCCGAGTGGCCGCATCGTCCGGACGAAGGGAACAGCTACTGGGGCTACATGCTGTCCATGGGGTCCACCGAGGGCAATATGTATGCGCTGTGGAATGCGCGAGACTACCTCGGCGGCAAGGCATTGATCGCCGATCCGAGCCACTCGACAACCGTGAACTCGAAGAACGAGGTCGTTCCCGATCTCGTCTATGTCCAGGCGAAGACACCGGAGCACTCACCGAACTATTACAAGCCGATCGCGTTCTTCTCCGAGGACACCCACTATTCGTTCACCAAGGCGGTGCGGGTGCTGGCGGTGGACACCTTCTCGGCAGCCGGTCAGCGCGACTACCCCGGCGAATGCCCGATCACCTCCGACGGCGCGTGGCCTGCCGAGGTCCCCTCCCATGACAGCGGCGCGATCGACGTGGCCAAGCTCGTCGTGCTGGTCGAATTCTTCGCCGAGCGCGGGCATCCGATCATGGTCAGCCTCAACTACGGCAGCACCTTCAAGGGCGCGTACGACAATGTCCAACTGGTCTGCGAGAAGCTGTATCCCGTCTTCGAGCGATACGGTCTGCTGGAGCGGGACGTCGAATACGCCCCGGGACAGCACAGCAGGCGGCACGGCTTCTGGATTCACGTGGACGGCGCGCTGGGCGCCGCCTACATGCCGTTCCTGCGGATAGCCGCGAACAGCCCGGAATATCAATACGTCCCCGAGGCCCCGATTCCGGAGTTCGACTTCTCCCTCACGGTCCACGGCATGAAGATGGTGGCGTCGATCGCGATGAGCGGGCACAAGTGGATCGGCGCGCCGTGGCCGTGCGGTATCTATATGACCAAGGTGAAATACCAACTGCAGCCACCGGATTCCCCCGTGTACATCGGCTCGCTGGATACGACGTTCGCCGGTTCCCGCAACGGGTTCTCCCCGCTGATCCTGTGGGACTTCCTGGCCAAGCATTCCTATGATGCGCAGATCTCGCTGGCCCGCGAGGCCCAGGACCTCGCGGTCTACCTCGAAGACCAGCTCCGGAAGCTGGCGAGCCACCTCGAGCGGGACCTGTTGGTGGCGCGTACTCCATTGGCTCTCACCGTGCGGTTCCGCAAACCCAATGATCGAATCATCGCGCGGTACTCGTTGTCCACCGAGTCATTACTGCTCGAGCCCGGAAACCCGGCGAGCCGACAGGATTACGCGCACGTGTTCACGATGATCGGCACCGAGCGCGAGGTGATCGACCGGCTGATCAAGGATCTGCACGCCCCGGATGCCTTCCCGGAGACCGAACCGATTCTCGGGGCACCTCCCGCGGCGGCGGAGCCGCCGTCCGGCATCGTCCCGATCGCATACCAACCGGCCGATCAAGGCGGATTCGCCTGA
- a CDS encoding DJ-1/PfpI family protein — MHVVIPLFPRYTTLDAIGPYEVLRFIPDAEITFAAVETDPVPADSGALAITDTTPLDEIETCDIVVVPGGPGSRAENKRLVDWLKMIHPKTRWTTSVCTGALVLGSAGLLNGIDAATHWNPKVVERLKELGARYVPDRVVVNEEHRIVTSAGVSAGIDMALDLAARLTAQMTAEAIQLAIQYDPQPPFDCGSPDKATEDVQQRALELLGSATV; from the coding sequence ATGCACGTCGTCATTCCCCTCTTCCCCCGGTACACCACACTCGACGCGATCGGCCCGTATGAGGTCCTCCGCTTCATCCCCGATGCCGAGATCACTTTCGCCGCAGTGGAAACCGACCCGGTCCCCGCTGATAGTGGTGCCCTGGCGATTACCGACACCACCCCGCTCGACGAGATCGAAACCTGTGACATCGTGGTTGTCCCGGGAGGTCCGGGTAGCCGAGCAGAGAATAAGCGGTTGGTTGACTGGCTGAAAATGATCCACCCGAAAACCCGGTGGACCACTTCGGTGTGCACGGGTGCCCTTGTGCTCGGCTCGGCCGGTTTGCTCAACGGAATCGACGCGGCGACGCACTGGAACCCGAAAGTGGTGGAGCGCTTGAAAGAACTCGGCGCGCGGTATGTCCCGGACCGCGTTGTCGTCAACGAAGAGCACCGGATCGTCACCTCGGCCGGTGTCTCGGCCGGAATCGACATGGCACTCGATTTGGCCGCCCGGCTCACAGCCCAAATGACCGCCGAGGCAATTCAACTCGCGATCCAGTACGACCCGCAGCCGCCGTTCGACTGCGGTTCCCCGGACAAGGCCACCGAGGACGTACAGCAACGCGCCCTCGAGCTCCTCGGTTCGGCAACTGTCTAA
- a CDS encoding class I SAM-dependent methyltransferase has protein sequence MTLDFDDWYTTTTVPWDIGEPQSAVVAFERAGRVSGAVLDVGCGLGDNAIYLAQRGYRVTAIDAAAPAIEQARRRAAARGVDVGFTVADATSLTGFDDRFDTVLDSALYHCLTDEQRAQYITALHRATKPGARLNMLCFSDQTVGGLPAPIPVPENTIRDTLTTGGWTITDLHHGELAAVTESAREFVTHYPDVVTDPKGRVLMPVWIVQAQRL, from the coding sequence ATGACCTTGGATTTCGATGACTGGTACACGACCACCACGGTGCCCTGGGATATCGGCGAGCCACAATCGGCCGTCGTGGCGTTCGAGCGGGCCGGACGAGTATCCGGCGCGGTGCTCGATGTCGGCTGCGGCCTCGGCGACAACGCGATCTACCTCGCCCAGCGGGGATACCGGGTGACCGCGATCGACGCCGCCGCGCCCGCCATCGAACAGGCACGCCGACGGGCGGCGGCGCGCGGGGTGGATGTCGGATTCACCGTCGCGGACGCCACCAGCCTCACCGGCTTCGACGACCGGTTCGATACGGTGCTCGACAGCGCGCTCTACCACTGCCTCACCGATGAGCAACGCGCGCAGTACATTACGGCCCTGCATCGAGCCACGAAACCCGGTGCACGGCTGAACATGCTGTGTTTCTCCGACCAGACCGTCGGCGGGCTACCCGCACCGATTCCCGTGCCGGAGAACACTATTCGCGATACCCTGACTACCGGCGGCTGGACGATCACCGACCTGCATCATGGTGAGCTGGCAGCGGTGACCGAGTCCGCCCGCGAGTTCGTGACGCACTACCCGGATGTGGTGACCGATCCCAAGGGGCGGGTGCTCATGCCGGTATGGATCGTTCAGGCACAGCGGTTGTAA
- a CDS encoding Lrp/AsnC family transcriptional regulator, which produces MESVTLDELDRGLVHALQIDGRAPFSRIAEVLGSSENTVARRYRRLRAAGVLRVVGAVDNTPTGHPTWVLRMRCTPDATRTISEALARRADTHWVHVLSGGTEISCATSAATPEALVDKLPRANRILAVSGHWLLHGFVNPQGWGALSCLTPHQADRLRPEPPEPDTRACAVDETDQALLSALSIDGRAGYAALAAHTGWSESTVRRRIEQLRRTGILGFQVDVVPEALGYHASARLWLSVRTSALTTVGQTLAGHPEVQFAAVTTGPTNMLVGVVCRDSRDLYRYLTDRIGPLDAVGHLETAPVVRTLKRTGTLLPS; this is translated from the coding sequence ATGGAATCCGTCACCCTCGATGAGCTGGATCGTGGACTGGTGCATGCATTGCAGATCGATGGCCGGGCACCGTTCAGCCGGATCGCCGAGGTGCTCGGCAGTTCCGAAAACACCGTGGCCCGCCGATACCGGCGATTGCGGGCGGCCGGAGTGCTGCGGGTGGTCGGCGCGGTGGACAACACCCCGACGGGTCACCCGACGTGGGTCCTGCGGATGCGGTGCACACCCGACGCGACCCGGACCATCAGCGAGGCATTGGCCCGCCGCGCCGACACCCACTGGGTGCACGTCCTGTCCGGCGGCACCGAGATTTCCTGCGCCACCTCCGCCGCGACGCCCGAGGCGCTGGTGGACAAGCTGCCGCGCGCCAACCGGATTCTGGCCGTGTCCGGGCACTGGCTGCTGCACGGGTTCGTCAACCCGCAAGGCTGGGGCGCACTGTCCTGCCTGACCCCGCACCAGGCCGACCGCCTGCGGCCGGAGCCACCCGAGCCGGACACCCGGGCGTGCGCGGTGGACGAGACCGACCAGGCATTGCTGTCGGCACTATCCATCGACGGCCGCGCCGGTTACGCGGCGTTGGCGGCCCACACGGGATGGTCGGAATCGACTGTGCGGCGGCGCATCGAGCAGCTGCGGCGCACCGGCATCCTCGGGTTTCAGGTCGACGTCGTGCCCGAGGCATTGGGTTATCACGCGTCGGCCCGACTGTGGCTGTCGGTACGGACCTCAGCCCTGACCACGGTCGGACAGACGCTCGCCGGACACCCCGAGGTCCAATTCGCCGCCGTCACCACCGGCCCGACCAATATGCTCGTCGGCGTCGTCTGCCGCGACTCTCGCGACCTCTACCGATACCTGACCGACCGAATCGGCCCACTGGACGCCGTCGGCCACCTGGAAACGGCACCGGTGGTACGCACCCTCAAACGCACCGGAACCCTCCTCCCGTCGTGA
- a CDS encoding class I SAM-dependent methyltransferase, whose product MDYRADGEHGPRLVDQHPSLLRHGRSQLRRSSIGCGPGHITAYLHKLGIDAFGIDLSPGMIEIARRDHPDVWFEVGSMTDLNLPPASLTGLLAWQSLIHIPDNEIPTVLGHFHRALRPGAPLQLLFHTGTESQWKTEGYGGHPMKVHIHRRQPDRITIWLRNAGFDVEAELLLTPKGQAPQAFLFARRESR is encoded by the coding sequence ATGGACTACCGTGCGGACGGTGAGCACGGACCAAGACTGGTTGACCAACACCCGAGCCTCCTACGACACGGTCGCAGCCAGCTACGCCGATCGAGTATCGGTTGCGGCCCCGGCCATATCACCGCCTACCTACACAAGCTGGGCATCGACGCCTTCGGAATCGACCTCTCTCCCGGAATGATCGAGATAGCACGACGCGATCACCCGGACGTATGGTTCGAGGTAGGTTCGATGACCGATCTGAACCTACCGCCCGCTTCGCTGACCGGCCTACTCGCCTGGCAGTCGTTGATTCACATCCCCGACAACGAGATACCGACCGTACTCGGACACTTCCATCGAGCATTGCGCCCAGGCGCACCGCTGCAACTCCTGTTCCACACCGGCACCGAGTCGCAGTGGAAGACCGAGGGCTATGGCGGCCATCCAATGAAGGTCCACATCCACCGCCGCCAGCCGGACCGAATCACCATCTGGCTCCGCAACGCCGGATTCGACGTCGAGGCTGAGCTGCTGCTCACCCCGAAAGGTCAAGCGCCACAAGCCTTTCTATTCGCGCGCCGTGAATCCCGGTAG
- a CDS encoding Hsp20/alpha crystallin family protein, translating into MEVATMLMRTDPFRDLDRLTQQVFGTPARPVTMPMDAWREGDEFVAEFDLPGIDPGSLDLDVERNVVTVRASRPELESGRSMVAAERTRGVFGRQLFLGDNLDTDAIRADYRDGVLRLTIPIAEKAKPRKIEITRHDQERQAINA; encoded by the coding sequence CTGGAGGTGGCGACCATGTTGATGCGCACCGATCCCTTCCGCGATCTGGATCGTCTGACCCAGCAGGTATTCGGGACACCGGCCCGTCCGGTCACGATGCCGATGGATGCCTGGCGCGAGGGGGACGAGTTCGTCGCGGAGTTCGATCTGCCCGGCATCGACCCGGGCTCGCTGGATCTGGATGTGGAACGCAACGTGGTGACCGTGCGTGCCTCGCGCCCGGAGCTGGAATCCGGCCGGTCGATGGTCGCGGCGGAACGCACTCGCGGTGTGTTCGGCCGTCAACTGTTCCTGGGGGACAACCTCGACACCGACGCCATCCGCGCCGACTACCGCGACGGAGTGCTGCGGTTGACGATCCCGATCGCGGAGAAGGCCAAGCCCCGCAAGATCGAGATCACCCGCCACGACCAGGAACGTCAGGCGATCAACGCCTGA
- a CDS encoding MerR family transcriptional regulator → MGTDGHDHHLPGSDRAVYAISVAAELSGIAIQTLRLYEQRGLITPARSPGGTRRYSGNDLARLHRITTLAEHGINLAGIGRILDLEDANTALRNANTALEAERDGLHGG, encoded by the coding sequence ATGGGCACGGACGGACACGACCACCACCTACCCGGATCGGACCGGGCGGTATACGCAATCTCGGTGGCGGCCGAGCTGTCCGGAATCGCGATCCAGACCCTGCGCCTCTACGAGCAGCGCGGCCTGATCACCCCCGCCCGAAGCCCCGGCGGCACCCGCCGCTACAGCGGCAACGACCTGGCCCGCCTACACCGCATCACCACCCTGGCCGAACACGGAATCAACCTCGCAGGCATCGGCCGCATCCTCGACCTCGAAGACGCCAACACCGCCTTACGGAACGCCAACACCGCACTGGAGGCAGAACGAGACGGGCTGCACGGCGGTTAG